In one Ochotona princeps isolate mOchPri1 chromosome 16, mOchPri1.hap1, whole genome shotgun sequence genomic region, the following are encoded:
- the TERB1 gene encoding telomere repeats-binding bouquet formation protein 1 translates to MESGDTKKTQEMKTDVNLLLECIKHQMDNPVSQKEALVTIHSICQQNSNAGVYFREIGGLVFLKNLAKSSEHRMVKEAALYTLGAIAEKNVYCQQTLCTSEFFEDLTWFLSNNDSNTNLKRMSVYVILVLVSNNRTGQTLVRETDCITVLSQLFKKILSKYELDLSDENVFQSYQLWASVCSTLCVCVNNPQNDENQRFCCALFSHANDWLMNCMKPEIIRPICSFIGLTLANNTYVQKCFVTVGGLDVLSQVLVQLESDSHKTNSSANLAVVVTKTLDACIADNPTFGVILSKYHIVSKLLALLLHESLDSGEKFSIMLALGHCTEDCEENQYDLLKNNGLPFILQAVNESQNEELKRAATFVLYNCKKITEKLSLSLAEYFDESDAEQLKNTEMKAKNLEPYWKRAKEILQKLEHLERKDNEGKERETCKSDVNINIANTLKQLHVDSTGERNKAENKKKRQSRQRQSHVPRGIMSKASENDDQVKTALKNANPVNACYRESGQNQTLHNTSSSCDQKLPEGTTFEKKNVISLPGDQVFKHPTHILKNRKQQLPVTDPFTLCSDIINKEVTSFLATNSSCKTLKYRCSGCIAVGKSLNSRNFSNLLHSCPYQCDRHKVIVEAEDRYKSELRKSLICNKKILLTPRRRRQLNIESAPGGIKKRRIRKNFTEEEISYIFNGVKKMGNHWNLILWSFPFQQGRTSVDLAHKYHKLTKAPSV, encoded by the exons ATGGAAAGTGGGGACACAAAGAAAACACAAG AAATGAAGACCGATGTGAACTTATTATTAGAGTGTATAAAACATCAAATGGACAATCCTGTTTCACAAAAGGAAGCTTTGGTCACTATTCATTCAATTTGTCAACAAAACA GTAACGCAGGTGTTTATTTTAGGGAAATTGGTGGtttggtgtttttaaaaaatcttgcaaAATCAAGTGAACATAGGATGGTAAAAGAAGCAGCCTTATATACATTAGGAGCTATTGcagaaaaaaatg TTTATTGTCAACAAACTTTGTGTACTtcagaattttttgaagatttaactTGGTTCTTATCTAATAATGATTCAAACACAAATTTGAAAAGAATGTCTGTCTATGTTATTTTGGTTCTGGTTTCAAACAACA gaactgGACAAACACTTGTGAGAGAAACAGATTGTATTACTGTTCTGTCACAGTTGTTTAA gaaaattctttcaaaatatgaGTTGGATTTGTCAGATGAAAATGTTTTCCAGAGTTACCAGTTGTGGGCTTCAGTATGTAgtactctgtgtgtctgtgttaacAATCCTCAAAATG ATGAGAATCAAAGGTTTTGTTGTGCACTTTTTTCACATGCTAATGATTGGCTAATGAACTGCATGAAACCTGAGATAATTCGCCCTATTTGCTCATTCATTGGACTCACTCTTGCAAATAACA CATATGTACAGAAATGCTTTGTAACTGTGGGTGGATTGGATGTATTGTCCCAAGTTCTTGTGCAGCTGGAATCTGATTCACATAAGACTAATTCCAGTGCTAATCTTGCCGTTGTGGTAACGAAAACGCTGGATGCATGCATTGCTGACAATC CTACTTTTGGGGTAATATTGTCCAAGTATCACATTGTTTCAAAACTTCTGGCATTACTGCTTCATGAAAGTCtggattcaggagagaaattCAGCATCAtgcttgctcttggtcattgcacggAGGATTGTG AGGAGAATCAATATGACCTGTTAAAAAACAATGGGCTTCCATTCATACTACAAGCCGTAAATGAATCTCAAAATGAGGAACTAAAAAGAGCTGCTACTTTTGTGCTTTACAATtgcaaaaaaataa CTGAGAAATTATCTTTAAGTTTAGCAGAATATTTTGATGAAAGTGATGCAGAACAATTAAAGAAcacagaaatgaaagcaaagaatCTTGAACCATACTGGAAGAGAGCAAAGGAAATTCTACAAAAACTGGAACACCTTGAAAGAAAAGACAATGAG GgtaaagaaagagaaacatgTAAGAGTGACGTGAATATAAATATTGCGAATACATTGAAACAACTTCATGTGGATAGTACTGgtgaaagaaacaaagcagagaataagaaaaaaaggcaGTCCAGACAACGTCAGAGTCATGTGCCCCGTGGAATCATGTCTAAAGCAAGTGAAAATGATGACCAAGTGAAGACAGCATTAAAGAATGCAAATCCAGTTAATGCTTGTTATAGGGAGAGTGGACAAAATCAGACTTTACATAATACCAGTTCGAGCTGCGATCAAAAATTACCTGAAGGAACAACTTTTGAAAAGAAGAATGTTATTTCTTTACCAGG tgaCCAAGTTTTTAAACATCCAACTCACATTCTCAAAAATAGAAAGCAGCAGTTACCTGTTACAG ATCCTTTTACATTATGTTCAGAtataataaataaagaagtcaCCAGTTTTTTAGCAACCAACAGTTCTTGCAAAACATTGAAATATAGGTGCTCAG gttGCATAGCAGTAGGAAAATCTCTGAATAGCCGAAATTTTAGCAACCTCTTGCACTCTTGCCCATACCAATGTGATCGTCACAAAGTCATTGTGGAAGCAGAAGACAGATATAAAAGTGAACTAAGGAAATCACTTATCTGTAACAAAA AAATTCTGTTGACTCCACGAAGAAGACGACAACTCAATATTGAATCTGCTCCTGGAGGAATAA AAAAAAGAAGAATTCGTAAAAATTTTACTGAAGAAGAAATAAGTTACATTTTCAATGGAGTTAAGAAAATGGGAAATCACTGGAATTTAATTTTGTGGTCTTTCCCGTTTCAACAAGGTCGGACATCTGTGGACCTTGCTCACAAATATCACAAGCTGACCAAAGCCCCAAGTGTCTAA